Genomic window (Oryza sativa Japonica Group chromosome 3, ASM3414082v1):
CGTCTCCGCGTCAAGAACAGGCAGCCCATGGCTGAACCTTCCTATCGCGGAGAAGACGAGGAGGCAGAGCACATCGCCGCTGGCCAGAAGCCCCAGCTTCCTGCGGAACGCAAGTGCACCGCTCAGCGAAACCGAATCAAATCAGCGAGCACGAGGAATGGATCGAGGTGCATCGGGGGAGTTATTACGTACGCGTAGGAGACGAGCTTggactcggcggcggcgtcgccgggctTATCGAACTGGATGACGCCCTCGAGGGGGACGCCCTCGTCCGTAACGCCGACGAGGACGGGGTcctcggtggcggtggtggtggcgggggaTCCGGAGGGGCCCtcccccgcggcggcgagggccccCCGCCGCGCGTCGGCGCCGGagagcgcgaggcggcggcggcggcggtgcgggaggAGGCGCGTGGTGGCGAAGAGCGGGTACGGGTTGGggacgctgctgctgccgctaccgccgtggcggccgggcTGCTTGGAGGGCAGCCGCCGCGCGGAGACGGAACCATTGGCGGCCTGGCTCACCAGCAACATCTCtccggtgggcggtggcggtgtcgccggaggcggcggcgggtggagatttttttgggggtggtggaatggaatggaattGGGATGGCGGAGGAGGAAAGGATTTGGGTGGGTGGTCTAAAAATTTGCATTTCGCGGTGGTGGTCTAAAATGGAAGGAAACGAAAGCGTGGATGGCGTCAGCGGTGTGGACGAGAAGCGGGGGGCCCCGATCGTTGGATGCGGACTTGCCGGTAACAACTCACACAAGTCacaacacaacacaactcacgAGACCGTCTACGTCGGCTCAGCTCCTGGCGTGGGATGAGCTCCGTCCATTTGTAAGCCGTGCGTCCGTTCATTCGTGTCCTTGATATTTAATTAACTAGATGATGAGACCCCGCACATTGCTACagaaatttagtatgataacaataaaaaaataacgtataagatagctagataacatcagattaagtaaattaatatggtttatgataatttaaatttaaatagtatgtagaatggtgattcaaacgtaaaaagtaaggtggtatgactttatgaaagaagagaagtagggagatagtttggaccgtggattaatcatctaaagactAAAagcaattgatgtgatatgacttaattagaggaaaaaaggagaaagataatttagaccatagattaatcatttaagcactaactaagtgaggatgaactatataagtatatatgatatcataaaacataataaagatatacattgaaacattatgtgaattatgttggatgataatttaacaagtttgtatttgaaaagctcttaaattataaaaactctaaagatatagcatgtttgcatgatatttaaatgtgatgattgttagtggatgatgatgtggcatcttgttaattagtggatgatgatgtgatatCTTCTTAGTGGacgatgatgtggcatctttacatgttaagcttaaggagttagtaggggataactttatagtaagataggattctTGAAAAATGTTAGCCTTAGAGTGCTCTTTGGCCGTTGGATCAGGGGTGTCTTCAAGCTCAAGACGAGGAGAGCGTTGGATTAGGGGTGTCTTCAAGCTCAAGACGAGGAGAGTGAGGAAGCGGGGTACTTAACTACGATGGCGACTTTCCAATAATGGCGGTAACAACGGTGAACTACTCTTCACAACGGTGATGGTTGGTTGTGATGGTAAGTTATAGATTAGATTTTAGGATGGGAAGGGAAGTTAGGAAGAGGGGGGGAGCTTTTCCGGGTTTAGAGAGATGGTCATGTGAGTGGTTGGATCGACAGTGAGCTATAGCAACGGGTGGGTAGTGAGGCGGCGGGGTGGTGTTGGAGTTGTGGTGATGGAGGATAACAATGAGGGGGCTGTCAGCGGGGCAGAGTGGGGTGGCACAAAAGGTCTTGCTTTGGAAAGGTGAGAGTGGGGAGGCAGGGAGGAGCCCAATCTAATAGGCTTCGTCGGCGCCGTTTATGCCTTCCATCCAACAAATGAGGTCAGAAGTGGAGTGGTTGGGTGAGGGAGGTGGCGTCGAACACTCGAACGAGTGGACACAGCACACGGAAGAAGGTGAGGGAAGAGGTTACTCAACACTATCTTAGCTATAAAAACAATTGactgaatttttttatatatttttaggtGACTGAACTAGACAATTCCTTATTTCTTGTTGGACTTCAGAATCAATTGTGAAGGATTAGATATTGTACAAATCGAGAAGAAGAAATTTAACCATTCAAATTTAGAAAGGAGTCGTGCAAGTGCACGACATAATTTTAAGATGCGGTATAGTTTGTGTGCTAATTGACATCAACATGAAACCTAGGTATCAAAACCTATATGTACTAGACCAAATCCTGTATTGTAGCGATATCACACTTAGTACGTATCCTTTGTGTCAACATCAGCATATAAAAGTATACTACATATTCAATGTATCACGTTTCATaggttttttttcccattttgaAAGCATATCACTAACTAAGCACCATTGTCGAATCGTACTCGGCAATTGAAAGCAACATAGTAGATGTTACAGTTGTAGGTAACTTTGAATTTATCCGGCTAGCAGTGGGTCTGTTCGGAAGAACTGGCTGCAGTAGCAGCAGCTACAGTGCCAATAGTAGCCAGCCAGCCCGAATGTCTACAGAACAATGCAAACTGCTGCAGCCGAACGGCTAAGCTACGCAGCGCAGCATAGACAGCTGCGAAAACGGGCTACCAAACAGGCCCAGTAAATACTagtccctctgtcccaaaatataagtatttttaatgtAGTGAcaagttaaatattttaaactttgactattaatagcaaaaaaagaaaaagattaatcatgtaaaattgatgttactatatttaCTATTAAACCAACTAtcatgctccctccgtttctaaatatttgacgccgttgactttttaaaatatgtttgaccgtttatcttattcaaaaaatttaaataattattaattcttttcctattatttgattcattgttaaatatacttatatgtatgcatatagttttacatatttcacaaaagtttttgaataagacgaacggtcaaatatatgctaaaaatcaacagtgtcaaatatctagaaacggatgaagtaataTGCAacactttttatttaaaatatcttatttttataaatattatttgtcCAAATAGCATCTCGGAGAACGTGTGAgagtctaaaaatgcttatattttgagccGGATGGAGTATTAGTAAATGCACATAGAGTGGATTGGTTTCTGAGGCCAACAAGAGTTTGTTTCGGTGAACTGTTTTACTGGTTAAAATATCCCAATGTTATTCACATGGGCTGCATGTTCATGGCAGTTTCTTATTCTCCTGGAAGCACCAAACTTGCATTTGGATGGGTGGGTGGTAGCCTAAGGATTTGACCATCTGAGCTCCAATGCAGTTGTTGCATCAAACCACCCCTATTAGTTTTTCCCCTTGCGTTCAAACATGACGTATACCAGATGTCATACTTTGGAATTTGGATATCTGAAGCACTCCTCAAGAAATATAATTTACCAGCTCGTAATCTGCGCGTTATCGcgggaaaaaaataattcaaataatATAGTACTACACAAACTTAAAGGTTTTGTATCATATTGTTCAACTTATAATTTTGTAGAACAAATTAGAAGTTAGGGGCAAGAAACATAAACATGATACCAACCCACTCTAAGTCGTACTCCGTATAGGCCTAGCATTGCATAAAAGAATACTCCACTAGGCTGAAACATAGTCAATATTGATACTTGATAGTAATAGAAAATCGTAAGGATGAATAAAATATTAATAGAAACGGATGTTTGGTTtgcaattaaaataatttatgggACACACGTGAATCATACTTGATATGGATCGTGATTTGatgatttaattgtaacaagCCCGATACATTAAACGGATTTCAGAACAGAATTACTAATTAGAAAATATGGTCATTTTAAAACATGCAAATCAAAACTAAAGAGTCAAAGACCACACGAGCCCAGCGCGGGTAAAGTTCAGGTATGCTGTGAAGGAGCCGTACTTCACCAGCTTTAATACTACTTAGGTTTGTAGGAAAATTTCGCCAACTTTAACACAAACTTATTGTACAGTGTAAGATTCTCTTCTATAATTAGTACATTTCTatgaggaaaaggaaaagaactGCTGAGCTTATGGCATGAGAAAGTCCTTTGGTCTGCCTACATCCCTCAAGTTTTCAACTGATATATTACATATCAACAGCATGGTAGATCAGACGTACAGACAAAGAGATACTATCCTTGCAGAAGCCAGCCTTCCAAAATCAAGAGATGCTTTTCTGCATACAACTTTGGGACACGAACAGAACCTGCACAAAGGAAAGCATAGAACACCACGTGCAGCTTGTTAACAGAGAAAAGAGCATGCTGATGGTAAATGAGAATTGACGATGAAAGTACTAAGCATGGCATAACAACGGAAGTATATTCTAACTTTCTTTTATCGTCCTTTTTTGTGAACAGGCCACCAAGTTAACACGAAGATGAAATTTctattttgcaaaagaaaactcAAGCTACTTTATATACTAAGATGCAAAAGAAAATGttcgggagaaaaaaaaagatgcaaaaGGAAAGTCTGTCCTACCAGGCTATGAAAATTCTCATGGGACATTGATTACACAATATCATGCCGCAGGGGCTTTACAACAGATGTTGAGGACATCATCCAGAGGTGCATGATCACCAGTGCCCTCATCTTTCCTTGCATATATTAATTCTTTCCCTCTGAACACAAACATTCCACCCTAGCACACACAAGTAATGTAAGCATCAAAGATTCTTCCTAAAATCCTAAAGATAAGTTCAGATGATGGTGAAGAAGCACAGATGTGTGGGCATATGATCCAACCTGTTGTAGAACACTAGCCCTATCATCTGGGGTGGCTTCAATTGTATAGTTCTTCACTGCCTCCTTGAGGGAGTCAAATCGTGAAAACACACTTGCCTTCAAGGAAATATGTAACATTTTTCATGACAAGACAGCTATGCAAGTGAAATCACAAAATTTAATGATGCTTACACTGGCTGGATTGAAGAATGTGCGACCAATACCAAAATACAAACCCAAGAGATCATAGGCCTGAAGGTGAAAAGGCTCAATGTAAGTTGTGCAATCAGTAACAGAAGaattaaaatgttttttttatcaacaacaaaatgtCCAATGCAAAGATAATTGAACTTCATGTGTATTATGTCCAAACTGATGATGCTTCTGTCTAATTCAGATATCAACATCTATGTCTGGACAGGGAAGAACAATAAATACATCATATACTGTTCAGGAGAATTTCAGTATCTGAAGACCCCAATTGTAATTGAATGCTTACTTATGGAACAAATTTGCATACTATTAGTGCACTTATTATagttgaaaaaatattttaaaaaattaagagaaaaaaagagaggtttAGAAGATAGAAACCACTTTCTACAGCTGTAGAAACCTTCCATTTGTGAATGCAATCTAACACCAAAAGTTTTCCTGCTGTCAGTTGACATGAATACTGCATCTATGTGTTCTGATTTCATCCAATCAGGCGCAACAGagacaaaaatttaaaatattttctccAAAGTAGTAACTACACATTTTATGGGACAGGTCCTGTTAGTGCAGTTCAAACAATAGAAAGGCAAGGACACTTTGCACATGGGGTACTCTTAAGTAAGAAAGTGTGACCTGTGAAGATATAAAACAGATTCATAAATAGGTGGGCACAAGAATATGCACCTTGCGCTCAGGATCTGCGTAGAGGTAGTCCAATGGAAATGGTAACTGCAATCagcattttttttggaaaaatgtCATTTGGGATGGAAAAATTTTACGGGCACAATAAACAATGTCAAAAATTGCTTTGCTCTGCAAATCCATTGTCCAGCAAGT
Coding sequences:
- the LOC4333986 gene encoding uncharacterized protein, which codes for MLLVSQAANGSVSARRLPSKQPGRHGGSGSSSVPNPYPLFATTRLLPHRRRRRLALSGADARRGALAAAGEGPSGSPATTTATEDPVLVGVTDEGVPLEGVIQFDKPGDAAAESKLVSYAKLGLLASGDVLCLLVFSAIGRFSHGLPVLDAETFKTADPFIAGWLLSAYLLGGFGDDAKGRNGVGNAVVVAAKSWAVGIPLGLAIRALSSGHIPPTPFILVAMGSTWVLLTGWRALVSLLFSTGQSQQDDVYRRGSPFELFELLTSLVRRW